Below is a genomic region from Aurantimonas sp. HBX-1.
AAAATGCTGCGCCGACGACCGGCGGTCGCAGGCGGATGGGAGCGCTGCTGCCTCGTCCGGCTCGCTAGTAGGGGATGGAATGCGCCCTGGCGTAATCGACGAGCATGTCGCGCATGCCGCCCGCTCCATGCGCCGAGTCCAGCTTCTCGCAGATCGCCTTCTCCAGGTCGGCGACGTCCGTCTCGACGATCATCGCCTTGACCGGCCCGATCGACGGCGGCGCCATGGATATGGAGCGGAAGCCGAGGCCGATCAACGCCATCGCGCTCAGCGGGCGCCCGGCCATTTCGCCGCACAGCGTCACCGGCACGTTGTGCCGGTTGCCGGCCTCGACGATGCTGCGCAACGCCCGCAGGAACGGCACCGACAGATCGTCGAAGCGGCCGGCGACGCGGGCATTGCCGCGGTCGACGGCGGCGAAGAACTGGAACAGGTCGTTCGAGCCGACCGAGACGAAGTCGAGCACCCCCATCAGCTCGTCGAGCTGGAACAGCGTCGAGGGCACCTCGATCATCGCGCCGACCTTCAGCCGGTGCGGCATCGGATGGCCGAACCGCGTCAGATGGTTCAGCTCGCGGTCGATCAGCTCGCGGGCCTGCTGCACCTCCGCGAGATCGGTCACCATCGGGAACATCACCCGCAGTTCGCGCCCAGCGGCGGCCTTGAGCAGCGCCCGCAGCTGGGTGCGCATCAGGCCCGGCCGGTCGAGCGCCAGCCGCAGCGCGCGGTAGCCGAGCGCCGGATTCTCCTCCGGCGACTGGCTGATATAGGGCAGCACCTTGTCGCCCCCGACATCGAGGGTCCGGAAGGTCACTGGGCGCTCGCCGGCGGCGTCGAGCACGGCGGCGTAGAGCCGCTCCTGGTCGCTGGCGCGCGGCATGGTGGAGGCCACCATGAACTGCAGCTCGGTGCGGAAGAGGCCGATTCCGGCGGCGCCGGATTCCTCCAGCTGCGGCAGGTCGACCAGCAGCCCGGCATTCATCTCCAGATCGATCGCCACGCCGTCCTTTGTCCGCGACGGCACGTCGCGCAGCGAGCGGTAGCGCTCCTGGCGCCGTTCGCGGAACCGCGCCTTATCGGAGAACAGGGCGGCAAGCTCGGCGGGCGGGCGCAGATGCACGCCGCCATCCTCGCCGTCGACGATGATCAGGTCGCGGTTCTCCGACATGGAGACGGCGCCCTTCACCTGACCGACAACCGGGATGCCGAGGGCGCGGGCGACAATCACCACGTGGCTCGTCGCCGCTCCCTCCTCGAGCACCAGGCCGCGGATCATATCGCGCCGGTAGTCGAGCAGTTCCGCCGCGCCCATCGAGCGCGCCACGATCACCGCGTCGCCGGCCGGGCTGTCCTCGTGGCTGTCGCGGCCGATCAGCTGGCGCAGCAGGCGGTTGGCGAGGTCGTCGAAATCGTGCAGTCGCTCGCGGATATAGGGGTCGGTCATGTGCATCATGCGTGCCCGCATGTCCGACTGCACCTTCTCGACCGCCGCCTCGGCGGTCAGGCCGTTGCGCACCGCCTCCTCGAGGCGCCGCACCCAGCCGCGGTCGTGCGCGAACATCCGGTAGGCCTCGAGCACCGCCCGGTGCTCGCCCTCGGCGGCGACGTCGCGACGCGCCAGCATGTCCTCGATGGAGACCCGCAGGATGCCGAGCGCCTTGCCGAGCCGGTCGACCTCCGCCTCGACGTCCTCGTTGAAGAGATTGGTGACGACGACGCGCGGCTCGTGCAGGATCACGTGGCCGATGCCGATCCCGTCCGACAGCGCCTCGCCGTCGAAGCTCACCGGCCGCGACAGGTCGAGGGCGACGCCGGGCCGCGACAGGCCTTCCAGGCTGCCGGCCGCGATCATCTCGGCGACCACCATCGCCACCGTCTCCAGCGCCTCGGATTCCTCGTCGCGGTAGAGCCGCGCCGACTTGTTCTGCACCACCAGCACGCCCAGCGTCCGGCCGGCCCGCAGGATCGGCACGCCGAGGAAGGAGTTGTAGATCTCCTCGCCGGTCTCCGGCAGGTAGGTGAAGGCCGGGTGCTTCTGGGCTTCCGACAGGTTCAGCGGCCGGGCCGTGGCGGCGATCGTGCCGACCAGGCCCTCGCCGAGCTTCAGCTGGGCGAGGTGGACGGAACCGGGATTGAGGCCTTCGGTGGCATAGAGTTCCAGCACCGCGTCGGCGCGCAGCACGTAGAGCGAGCAGACTTCCGCGACCATGTTCTGGGCGATCTGCCGGACGATCTGGTCGAGACGCGCCTGCGGGTCGAGCGGCTCGGCCATGAGCTCCCGGATGCGGCGCATGAGGACGCGCGGACCTGACATGTCGCTCCTGATCAACGCAATCTCTCGTTTTCGGCGACGGCCGGCCGCGCCGGGGGCCCGGTGCGGTTCGACTCTCGTTCCATCAGATCACACTTCCGTGCCGCGGAGACAATCGAATGACGGACCGTCCCGATCCCCTGCGGACAACCCGCGCCCGCCCGCCTCTTACCGAGCGCAACCGCGGGCTTCAACCCGAAGGGCTTACGGCTTGTCCAATCCGTAGATCGAATGCAGCGCCCGAACCGCCAGTTCGGTATATTCGCCGTCGATCAGGATCGAGATCTTGATTTCGGAAGTGGTGATCGCGCGGATGTTGATGCCGCGGCTGGCCAGCGCCTTGAACGCCGTGGCCGCGACGCCGGTATGGCTGCGCATGCCGACGCCGATGACCGACACCTTGGTCAGGCCCTGCTCGCTCTGGATGGCCTCGTAGCGCATCGCCGACTTCGCCGTCTCGAGCACCGCGGTGGCCTTCTGCAGGTCGCCGGACGGGACCGTGAAGGTCATGTCGGTCGTGGCGCCCGATTCGGAGATGTTCTGGACGATCATGTCGACATTGACGCCGGCTTCGGCGAGCGGGCCGAAGATCGCGGCGGCGACGCCCGGCTGGTCCTCGACCCGGCGCAGCGAGATCTGCGCCTCGTCCCTGGCGTAGGCGATCCCTGTGACGACCTGCTGTTCCACGATTTCATCCTCGTCGCAAATGAGCGTTCCCGGCGGGTTGTCGAAGTCCCCCATGCCGGGCGCGTCGGGGTCCTCGAATGACGAGCGCACGAACATGCGCACCTTATGCACCATGGCCAGCTCGACGGAACGGACCTGCAGCACCTTGGCGCCGAGCGAGGCCATCTCCAGCATCTCCTCGAAGGAGATGCGGCTCATCCGGCGGGCCTTCGGCTCGATGCGCGGGTCGGTCGTGTAGACCCCGTCGACGTCGGTATAGATGTCGCAGCGATCCGCCTTGATCGCCGCGGCGACGGCGACCGCGCTGGTGTCGGAGCCGCCGCGCCCGAGCGTCGCGATGCGGTTGTCCGGCGCGATGCCCTGGAAGCCGGCGATCACCGCCACCTGGCCTTCGCCGAAGCGCCGCACGATCTCGGCGGCGTCGATTTCCTGGATGCGCGCCGCGCCGTGCGCGCCGTCCGTCCTGATGGCGATCTGCCAGCCCTGCCAGGAGCGCGCATTGACGCCCATGGCCTGCAGCGTGATCGCCAGCAGACCGGCGGTCACCTGCTCGCCGCTGGCGACGACGGCATCGTATTCGCGCGCATCGTGGATCGGCGAGGCCGCCCGGCACCAGCCGACGAGCTCGTTGGTCTTGCCCGACATCGCCGAGACGACGACGGCGACGTCGTGGCCGGCATCGACCTCGCGTTTGACATGCCGCGCGACGTTCTTGATGCGGTCGATATCGGCGACGGAGGTGCCGCCGAACTTGAGGACGATGCGGGCCATGTGAGCGGATCGGTATCGTATGAGGTGCGGGACGGTGTCCGGCTGCGGGAAACGGGCACGCTGCGAGTGCCCGCCGCCCCCGGCGCCGAGCGGCCGTTCCGTAGCCGATGCGGCCCGGAACCGCAATCCGCTGGCCGCCCGGGGCGCAGCCGATGGTCGCGGGCGCTTGACTTCGCGGCCGGCGGCGGAAGATGGCGGGGGAGCAACAGGGAGCGACACCACGATGAACGCAAGCGAGGGCACCACGATCGACGCCGGCGAGGTCGAGCGGTTTTCGCGGCTGGCGCAGGAATGGTGGAACCCGGCGGGCAAGTTCAAGCCGCTGCACAAGTTCAATCCGGTGCGGCTGGAATACATCCGCGCGCAGCTGGCGATGAACTTCGGCAGCGACCTCACGCGCGGCAAGCCGTTCGAGGGCCTGTCGCTGCTCGACATCGGCTGCGGCGGCGGGCTGATCTGCGAGCCGCTGGCGCGTCTCGGCGCCCATGTCGTCGGGGCCGATGCCTCGGAGACCAATATCGAGGTGGCGCGCCTCCACGCGGCGGAAAGCGGCCTTGCGATCGACTACCGCGCCACCACGGCGGAGGCGATCGCCGCCGGCGGCGAGACCTTCGACGTCGTCCTGGCGCTCGAGGTCGTCGAGCATGTCGCCGACGTCGAGCTGTTCCTCTCCTCCTGCGCCGCGATGGTGAAGCCTGGCGGCCTGCTCTTCGTGGCGACGATCAACCGGACGCTGAAGGCCTACACCTTCGCCATCGTCGGGGCCGAATACGTCCTCGGCTGGCTGCCCAAGGGCACCCACCAGTTTTCCAAGCTGGTTCGCCCCGAGGAGATCGCCGGGCCGGTCGAGCGGCAGGGCCTGTCGATGATCGACGAGATCGGCGTGGTCTACCACCCGCTCGCCGATGCCTGGCGCCAGTCACGTGACACCGACGTCAACTACATGGTCCTCGCCCGCCGCCCGGCCGTCTGAGCCGGCGCCCGGAGAAAGCTGGGGACATCCTGCAGGTTCAGGCCGTTAGCCGGCTACCCGCAAGGTTTGGGCAAGCCCCGTTGCCCATGTTGTTTCAGCGGCGGGAATTGCGTCGCGTCAAGGCGGGCACCGACAGACCGGCACGAACAGACAACGATCCCGAGGGTGAGATGGTGGCGGCGAACAGAGACCAGGTTCCGAACGAAGCGACCTGCCCGGTCCCCCTCGAGGTGCTGGCCTTGCTGCTGCGCTCGGATGAACGCACGCGCATCGCGCTGATCCGCGAGATCGACGCCGAGGCCCGGGCCCGGCTGGCCTTCTTCTGCTACAACCGCGTGCATCTTCGCCCGCTGGCCTTCCGCATTGCCGGGCTGTGCGAATTGCGCGACCTGCGGCTGATCGCGGGCCTCAAGGGCGACCTGCTCTTCCAGCAGGCCACCGAGCAGGGCCTGTTCGAGGACGGCGGCCCCGGCCCGCGCAAGAAGGGCGTCACGCTGGCGAAATCCGCCCGCGGCTGACCGTCCGGCGGGTCAATCGTCACAATCGGCCGCGCGCTGAAGCAGGAAGGCCTGTTCCGGCGCGTTTCGCGACAGGCTCGCCGCCCGCTCGAAGGCGGCCTTCGCCTCCGGCATGCGTCCTGAACGGAACAGGAAGTCGCCCTTCGCCGCCCAGAGCGGTGCGTAGGCGCACAGCGCCCCCTCCGCCTCCAGATCCGACAAGAGCGCGAGGCCGACCGCCGGCCCGAACGCCATGCTGTGGGCAATGGCCCGGTTGAGGTCGACCACCGGCGACGGCGTCACGGCGCGGAGCCGGTCGTAGAGCCCGGCGATCCGGGCCCAGTCGGTGTCCTCGGCGCGCGCGGCCCGCGCGTGGCACGCCGCCAGCGCCGCCTGCAGCACATAGGCGCCGTCCTCGCCGCCGAGCGCCACGGCGCGATCCAGCGCGGCAAGGCCGCGCCGGATCAGCAGCCGGTCCCAGCTGGCGCGGTTCTGCCGGGTGAGCGGCACCAGCGACCCGTCCGCCGCCACGCGGGCGGAAAAGCGCGAGGCCTGGATGTCCATCAGCGCCACGAGGCCGAACACCTCCGGCTCCTGGGGCGCGAGGCCGGCGAGGATCGCGCCGAGGCGCCGCGCCTCGGCACAGAGCGCCGGCCGGATCAGGTCCTCGCCGGCGGTCGCCGCATAGCCCTCGTTGAAGATCAGGTAGATCACCTCCAGCACCGAGCCGAGCCGCTCCTGCCGCGCCTTGCCGCGCGGCACCTCGTAGGCGAGGCCGGACGCGCCGAGGGTCTTCTTGGCCCGCACGATGCGCTGCGCGATCGTCGGCTCCGGCGCAAGGAAGGCCCGGGCGATCTCGCCGGTGGTGAGGCCGCCCACCAGCCGCAGCGTCAGCGCGACGCGGGCCTCGCGCGACAGCACCGGGTGGCAGGCGACGAACATCAGGCCGAGCAGCTCGTCGCCGACTTCGTCGTCGAGGGCGGCGTCGATCGCCTCGGCGCCGCCGGTATCGGCCACCATCTCGCGGCCGATCGCGGCATGCTTTTCGGCCCGCATCCGCTCGCGCCGGAACTGGTCGATCGCCCGGCGCTTGGCCGTCGCCATCAGCCAGGCGCCGGGCCGCTCCGGCACGCCGCTTCTCGGCCACCCGGCGAGGGCCGCGACGAGCGCGTCCTGCGCCAGTTCCTCGGCCGTCCCGACATCCCGCACCAGGCGGGTCAGGCCGGCGATCAGCCGGGCCCGCTCGATCCGGAAGACGGTCTCGATCGCCTGATGTGTATCCGTCGCTGCCACACCGGCAATCTAGGGGCGGGGCTCGGCATCGGCCAAGCCCCGCGCCGCATCGAGGACGGCGGGCGTCAGCGCGCCTCGAGCTTGGCCCGCAGCCGCTCTTCCTGCTCGATGACTTCCGGGGTCACGACATCGGCGAAGTCGGCCATCTCGTAGAACGGCCGGATCTCCAGCTCGCTCGGACCCGGCATCGGGTTCGGGCATCGCTTGGCCCATTCGACGGCCTCCGCCATGTCGCGGACTTCCCAGATCCAGAAGCCGGCAACCAGTTCGCGGGTCTCGGCGAACGGCCCGTCGATGACCGTCCGGCCCGGGCCGTCGAAGGCGATCCGCTTGCCCTCCTTCGACGGCTTCAGCCCGTCGCCGGTGAGCATGATGCCGGCATTGACCAGCTCCTCGTTGAATTTTCCCATCGCCTCGAACAGCTCGGTCGAGGGCATGATCCCCGCTTCGGAGTCTTCCGTCGCCTTCACCATCACCATCACGCGCATCGTTCTGTCTCCCTTGCCGGGGGGTCGTCGTGACCGCCCTGCCGATACGACGAACGAACTCTGGCGAAATCGACAGCGCGTGGAGAATTTTTTCGAAGGCCTCGCCGCGGGCAAATTCGCGCGGTGATGCCGGCGGCCGGGGAGGGGCCCGCGCCGGCGATAAGGCTGAATGTCGGCTAGTTCTTGTCTTCGGGCAGCGACGGCAGCGGCAGGGCGGCGATGCCCTCCTCGCTGAGGCCCTTCACCTCTGCGGGCGAGGCCTCGCCGTAGATCTGCCGCGCCTCGGTCTCGCCGTAATGGATGCGCCGCGCCTCCTCGGCGAAGCGCGGACCGACATAGTCGGCCTTGGCGCGCAGTTCCCGGGCCATTTCCTGGAGCTTGGCAAACACCCTGGCCGCCTCGGCATTGGCGTAGCCGCCGCCCGGCGCAGTGGCGGCGGGGGCCGTGCGTTCGCCGGCGGCGGCGGGTGCCCCGCCCTTGCCGATGGCGGGCCGCATCAGCGCCTTGCCGATCTCGGTCGAGCCGCAGGCCGGGCATTCCACCAGCCCGCGCCCGGCCTGCGCCTCGAAATCCTCACCGGAGCGGAACCAGCCGTCGAAGCCGTGGCCCCTGGGTTCGCACCGGAGCGCGAAGCTGATCACTCGGCCGCCTCCAGCGCGCCCGTCACCCGGACGCTGTTGCCGTCCTCGCCGACGCGGAACGGACGGGCATTCTTCAGATTGGGGATCTTGGCACGCGCCGCGGCGACTTCCGCCGTGTCGATGCGCGCCAGCGCAATGCCGGGACCGTCGCCGTCGACCTCCGCGACGATCCGGCCCCATGGGTCGACGATCAGCGAATGGCCGTAGGTCTCGCGGCCGTCCTCGTGCACGCCGCCCTGCGCCGCGGCGATGACATAGGCGCCGTTCTCGATCGCCCGCGCCCGCAGCAGCACATGCCAGTGCGCCTCGCCGGTCTGCCGGGTGAAGGCGGCCGGCGCGGTGAGGATCTCGGCCCCGGCCAGCGCCTCCTCGCGGAACAGATGCGGGAAGCGCATGTCGTAGCAGACGGCAAAGCCGAGCCGCGCTGGGCCGCCCGCGAAGGCGAGATCGGCGAGCGCGGCGTATTCGCCGGGCCGGTAGGTGCGCGACTCCCGCCAGCTCTCGCCGTTGTCGAGATCGACGTCGAACATGTGGATCTTGTCGTAGCGGGCCTTGATCGAGCCGTCGGGCGCGTAGAGCACCGCGCGGTTGGCGACCTTGCCGTTATCGAGCGCGATCGCCGTCGAGCCGACATGCAGATGGACGCCATGCTGACGCGCCAGCCGCGACGCCGCCGCCAGCACCAGGTCGTCCGCCTCGCCGCGCAGATGCTGCATCAGGCCGGCGCGGTCGCGCTGCACCATGCCGGTCATTTCCGGCGACTGCAGATAGTCCGCCCCCGCCGCGACGGCCTCGGCCACCAGGCCTTCCAGCGCCGCGACATTGGCCTCCGGCTCGAGGCCGGAGCGCATCTGCAGCACGGCGGCGGTAAACACGGTCATCGCGGCACTCTCCTTGTTCGTTCAGGCAGCCAGGAGCGGGTCGAGCTTGCCGGCGCGCTCCAGCGCGTAGAGATCGTCGCAGCCGCCGACATGGGTGTCGCCGACGAAGATCTGCGGGAAGGTGGCGGCGCCCTTGGCGCGCTGGATCATTTCCTGGCGCAGCTGCGGCGAGGCGCTGGCGTCCTTCTCCTCGAAGGCGACGCCCTTCTCTTCGAGCAGGCGCTTGGCCCGCGAGCAGAAGCCGCAGAGCTGGCGGGTATAGATGACGACGTCCGGCATAAGATTCCTGTCCGAATTCGGTTCGTCCAGCATATGGCTTCACGCGGTGCCGGCGGCAACCCTGGCGAAGACCAGGACGTCGACATCCCTTGCCCCTGCGCGCTTCAGCGCCCGTGTGGCGCTCGCGGTGGTGGCGCCCGTCGTGTAGACGTCGTCGACCAGCAGCACCCGCCGTCCCTGGATCTCGGCGCGCCGCGGGTCGATCACCTGGAAGGCGCCGCGGACGTTCTCCTGCCGCTGGCTGACGCCGAGCCCGACCTGGCTGCGGGTGGACTTGACCCGCCGCAGCGCCAGCGCCGAATAGGTCGTGCCGGTCTCGCGGCCGATCCGCCGCGCCAGCTCGGCGGACTGGTTGAACCGGCGCCGCCACAGCCGGCCGGAGTGCAGCGGCACCGGCACGATCACGTCGGCATCCGCCAAGAGCTCGGCGCCGGCCCGCCGCATCCAGCCCGCCATCAGCGGCACGAGGTCGGTGCGGTCGCCGTATTTCAGCGCCGCGACCAGCCGCGCTGCGAGATCCTCGTAGAGCACGGCGGCGCGCAGCCGGGCGAAGGGCGGCGGCTCGGCGATCGCCTCGGCGGAAAGGAAACCCTTGCCGAGGTCGTAGGCGAAGGGCAGCCCCAGCACCTCGCAATAGGGCCGCTCGATGAAGCGCAGCTTCGGCCAGCACTGCGCACATACGGTCCCGCTTCCGGTCACGGCGGCCTGGCAGCCGGGGCAGACGGGGGGAAACAGCAGCCGGCCGATCGATCCGCCGATCGCCAGGGTGCCGCGCCTGATGATGCTCATCGCTCCTCGCCTCCCGGCCTCGCCCCGATGGCGCCGCGCCTCCGGCCGGCGCCGTTGGCATCCTCGACCCTTGACGATACTCCTGCTGCGGGCAGCTACAAGCGCTCTCGACGCCACACCCAGCAGAGACAGGCCACCATGCCGGAAACCCCCGGACACCGCGTCTTCGACCGGGAACTGCTCGACCGGCGCCGCCGCCGCTGGCTCGGCGACGGGACGCCCCCCTCGGTGCGCTTCCTGCTCACGGCCGCTGCGGACGAGCTGGCGGAGCGGCTGTCCCTTGTGGAGCGCCGGTTCGAGGTGGCAGTCGACCTCGCCGGCCATACCGGCGAGATGGCCACGCAGATCCTTGCCAGCGGCAAGGCCGGCCGCATCGTGCGGATCGAGCGGCTGCCGACGCTTCTCGACGGGCCCGACCTCGCCGCCGTCGGCGACGAGGAAGCGTTGCCGCTGGCCGAGGCGAGCGTCGACCTGATCGTCTCGACCCTGTCGCTGCATCTCACCAACGATACGCCCGGCGTCCTGGTCCAGTGCCGCCGCGCCCTGCGGCCGGACGGGTTGTTCCTCTGCGGCTTCCTCGGCGGCGACACGCTGAGCGAGCTGCGCGCCTCGCTGTTCGCCGCCGAGGCCGAGCTGCTCGGCGGCGTGTCGCCGCGCGTCGCGCCCTTCGCCGACATCAGGGACGCCGGCGCGCTGCTGCAGCGCGCCGGCTTCGCCCTTCCGGTCACCGACCAGGACCGGCTGACCGTGCGCTACGACAATCTGTTCCAGCTGATGCAGGATCTGCGGGCGATGGGCATGGCCAACATGCTGGTCGAGCGCTCGCGCCGGCCGGCCTCCCGGCGGCTGTTCCTGCGGGCGGCCGAGATCTACGCCGAGCGCTACGCCGACCCGGACGGGCGGATCCGTGCCACCTTCGACATCATCTACATGTCCGGCTGGGCGCCGCACGAGAGCCAGCAGAAGCCGCTGCGGCCGGGCAGCGCCAAGACAAGCCTCGCCGCGGCGCTGGGGGATCGCTCGGACCCGGCCTGAGCCGGCGGACGGTCAGAAGGCGGCGGAGATCATCTCGAACGTCGCGACCAGCGCGTCGGTCAGCGGCTGGAAGCTGGTGACGAGGGCGGTCGCCAGGATCGCGGCGACGAGCGTGTACTCGACGGCGACGCCGCCGCTGCGGTCGCGGCGAAGGGCGTCGAGCCGGGCGATGACACGGCGGGAGATCAGCATGCCCCGGTCCGCCGGCCGCTGGCATGCACGATGCAGGGGCCGGCGCCCGGCGCCTGCAGCACGCTGCGGTGGACGGTGTAGCGGCCGGTGCCGATCGAGCCGGTGGTCATCGTGTCGAGCTGCGGGCTGCTTGCGACATAGTCGACGCTGTGGCGGGCGGCCGGCACCACCACCAGCGCAAGGCCGATCGTGATCGCCCCGAACAGCAGCGTGGCGCGCAGCAGGCCGGTCCGAAGCTCGCGGATCGATGCCCGGATGCGCAGATCGTTCAGCTCGTCCTCGAATTCCCGCATCGTCGCCTCGCAGCCTGACCAACCGCTTCAGGGTGACGCGAAACGATAAAAAAATGTTGAATCAAATTTTAACCGGAACGGCGGCGGTGTCCGCGGGACCAGTGGACAAGAATTCGGGACGGCAGGACATTCAGGCCCCCGACGGTCCGCGATATGGCTTGGCGCAGGGCGCGTCCGCGGCGGCCCCGAGGCGTCGGTCGGTGCGACCGCGCCGGAGGACGCCGGGACGGCCGTCCGGCCGCCGTTACCGCCCGATTCCGGATGCGGAAGGCGGAACGAGCGCCGCCACCTCACCACCGCCCGGGCGGTTCCCCGGGGCTCTGCCGACATTTCAAGGAACCACCATGCTGCGTACCCGCCTGACCACCCTGCTGGCCATCTCGCTCGGCGCCTGCCTCGCCGCCGGCGCGGCATCGGCCCAGAACCGTGACGTCACCATCGTCAACGGGACGAGCACGGCGATGATCGAGTTCTACGCCTCGAACACCGGCACGAGCGACTGGCAGGAGGATATTCTGGGCGTCGACGTGCTCGAAGTCGGCGAGTCGGTGGACGTCACCGTCGACGACGGCACCGGCGCCTGCATGTTCGACTTCATGGCTACCTTCAGCGACGGCGCCACGGCGCAGAAGAATGGCGTCAACGTCTGCGAGATCTCGCAGTTCGACTTCACCGACTGATTGCCGCAACCCGCCGCCTGGCAGGAGCCGGGCAGCCTTCAGCTGAGGAGACAACGATGCATAGACGATGGCTCGGACCGGTCGCGGCAGCGGCGATGCTGACTCCGGCATTCCCGGCCCTGGCGGATCCCTCGGGGACCTACGGCATCGACGGGGTGAACCCGGACGGCACCACCTACGAGGCGAGCGTGCTGGTCTCGAAGGTGGGCGACACGTTCTCGGTGACCTACTCGCTCGACGATCGCAAGGTCATGGGCACGGCGATCGGCGACGACGACGTGCTGGCGATCGGCTACGGCGAGGCCGGCGACAGCGGCGTCGCGCTGATGTACCGGGACGGGCAGCGCTGGCAGGGCGTCTGGAGCTATCTCGGCGCCAAGCAGCTGGGCACCGAGGAGTGGCAGCCCCGCTGAGGCGGCAGGCCGACAAGGGGAGGTTGCCCGCCGGGCGATCTCCCGTCGCCGGCAGAGGCGGCACGATGCCGCCTCCCGGCTCCGGTCCTGCGCAGCGACTGGCTCTGCGATATTCCGGCCGCGCGGAGGCGGCCGGTCGGCAAGGCGTCAGTCTTCGCGGAAGAACACCTCGACCGGGCCCTTCAGCTTGATCGTCAGCGGCTGGCCCTTGCGGTCCTTGGCCTTGCCGGCCTGCACGCGGATCCAGCCCTCGCTGACGCAGTATTCCTCGACATTGGTCTTCTCGACCCCCTTGAACAGCACGCCGACGCCGCGCTCCAGGAGTTCGGCGTCGTAGAACTCGCTGGCGGGATCGGAGGAAAGGCGGTCGGGAAGCGTGTCTGTCATGTCTCTGCCGGTGGTTGCCATCATGGAGCGTGACATAATCGCGGCGGCGCCTTTGCCAAGGCTGCGGCGGCGGCCGGCCTTGCCCCAGGCTGGAGGCCTGCCGCTATCAGGCCACTTATCTGCGGCTTGGTCATTTTCATGTCCGGTTCATCTGCCATTTCGCAAGGTCGGACATGGACCTTACCGGCGAGCGAGCCTGCCGGCTGGAGAGACGACGATGATGCGAGACCTGCGATTGCTCCCGGGACTGCTGCCGCTGCTGGCGATACCGGCCGTCGCGACGGCGCAGGAGGCGCCGGTGCAGCTCGCACAGTATTACGAACCGGGTGATGCCGGGATCGCCGAAATCTACATCGACGAGTTCGGCCGGCGGGTGGTCATCGACGAGTTCGGGCGGATCGTCGCCGTCGAGGAGCCGCGCCGCGAGCGCTTCCGCGAACGCCGCAGGCAGTTCGAGGAGCGCGGGGCGATCATCGACGCGCCGCCGCCGCCCGGCGTGATGCTCGAGGGCCGGGTCGACCTGCCGCCGCCCGGCGTCTTCGAGGAGCCGGGCTTCGCCGGCCGGCCGGCCTCGGCCGATCCGTATTACGACGGGCCCTACGAGGGCGACCGCGGCTATGACGCGGCGATCGAAGCCGCGCCGCTGCCGGACGCCGGCGCTCCGGTGCAGGAGGCCGAGCTGCCGCGCGGCATCGAGGACCTGCCGGGCTACCAGACGGACCTGCCGGCGCCGGGCGCGCCGATCGTCGAGGGCGAGACCATCCGCGAGAGCGATCCCGCGCCGCAGGTTGCGATGCCGACCGGCAAGAACGCCAAGGCCGAGATCGCCGCGCTGCAGGTGCTGCTCGACCGCGCCGGCATGTCGCCGGGCGTCATCGACGGCCGCATGGGCTCGAACGTCAACAAGGCGGTCGCCGCCTATCAGGAGAAATACGGGCGCACTTTGCCGACCGGCGACCCCAAGGCGCTGGCCGAGGAACTCGACGCGACGGGCGGACCGGCCATCGTTTCCTACGAGATCACCGCGGAAGACGTCTCGGGGCCCTATGTGGCGGCCATTCCCTCCGACTACGGCCAGAAGGCGCTGCTGCCGGAGATGAGCTTCGAGCGCGTGTCGGAACGGCTCGCCGAGAAGTTCCACATGGACGAGGCCTATCTCATCGAGATCAATCCCGGCGCG
It encodes:
- a CDS encoding YciI family protein produces the protein MRVMVMVKATEDSEAGIMPSTELFEAMGKFNEELVNAGIMLTGDGLKPSKEGKRIAFDGPGRTVIDGPFAETRELVAGFWIWEVRDMAEAVEWAKRCPNPMPGPSELEIRPFYEMADFADVVTPEVIEQEERLRAKLEAR
- the ubiG gene encoding bifunctional 2-polyprenyl-6-hydroxyphenol methylase/3-demethylubiquinol 3-O-methyltransferase UbiG, producing MNASEGTTIDAGEVERFSRLAQEWWNPAGKFKPLHKFNPVRLEYIRAQLAMNFGSDLTRGKPFEGLSLLDIGCGGGLICEPLARLGAHVVGADASETNIEVARLHAAESGLAIDYRATTAEAIAAGGETFDVVLALEVVEHVADVELFLSSCAAMVKPGGLLFVATINRTLKAYTFAIVGAEYVLGWLPKGTHQFSKLVRPEEIAGPVERQGLSMIDEIGVVYHPLADAWRQSRDTDVNYMVLARRPAV
- the ptsP gene encoding phosphoenolpyruvate--protein phosphotransferase; translation: MSGPRVLMRRIRELMAEPLDPQARLDQIVRQIAQNMVAEVCSLYVLRADAVLELYATEGLNPGSVHLAQLKLGEGLVGTIAATARPLNLSEAQKHPAFTYLPETGEEIYNSFLGVPILRAGRTLGVLVVQNKSARLYRDEESEALETVAMVVAEMIAAGSLEGLSRPGVALDLSRPVSFDGEALSDGIGIGHVILHEPRVVVTNLFNEDVEAEVDRLGKALGILRVSIEDMLARRDVAAEGEHRAVLEAYRMFAHDRGWVRRLEEAVRNGLTAEAAVEKVQSDMRARMMHMTDPYIRERLHDFDDLANRLLRQLIGRDSHEDSPAGDAVIVARSMGAAELLDYRRDMIRGLVLEEGAATSHVVIVARALGIPVVGQVKGAVSMSENRDLIIVDGEDGGVHLRPPAELAALFSDKARFRERRQERYRSLRDVPSRTKDGVAIDLEMNAGLLVDLPQLEESGAAGIGLFRTELQFMVASTMPRASDQERLYAAVLDAAGERPVTFRTLDVGGDKVLPYISQSPEENPALGYRALRLALDRPGLMRTQLRALLKAAAGRELRVMFPMVTDLAEVQQARELIDRELNHLTRFGHPMPHRLKVGAMIEVPSTLFQLDELMGVLDFVSVGSNDLFQFFAAVDRGNARVAGRFDDLSVPFLRALRSIVEAGNRHNVPVTLCGEMAGRPLSAMALIGLGFRSISMAPPSIGPVKAMIVETDVADLEKAICEKLDSAHGAGGMRDMLVDYARAHSIPY
- a CDS encoding aspartate kinase codes for the protein MARIVLKFGGTSVADIDRIKNVARHVKREVDAGHDVAVVVSAMSGKTNELVGWCRAASPIHDAREYDAVVASGEQVTAGLLAITLQAMGVNARSWQGWQIAIRTDGAHGAARIQEIDAAEIVRRFGEGQVAVIAGFQGIAPDNRIATLGRGGSDTSAVAVAAAIKADRCDIYTDVDGVYTTDPRIEPKARRMSRISFEEMLEMASLGAKVLQVRSVELAMVHKVRMFVRSSFEDPDAPGMGDFDNPPGTLICDEDEIVEQQVVTGIAYARDEAQISLRRVEDQPGVAAAIFGPLAEAGVNVDMIVQNISESGATTDMTFTVPSGDLQKATAVLETAKSAMRYEAIQSEQGLTKVSVIGVGMRSHTGVAATAFKALASRGINIRAITTSEIKISILIDGEYTELAVRALHSIYGLDKP
- a CDS encoding RNA polymerase sigma factor, which translates into the protein MAATDTHQAIETVFRIERARLIAGLTRLVRDVGTAEELAQDALVAALAGWPRSGVPERPGAWLMATAKRRAIDQFRRERMRAEKHAAIGREMVADTGGAEAIDAALDDEVGDELLGLMFVACHPVLSREARVALTLRLVGGLTTGEIARAFLAPEPTIAQRIVRAKKTLGASGLAYEVPRGKARQERLGSVLEVIYLIFNEGYAATAGEDLIRPALCAEARRLGAILAGLAPQEPEVFGLVALMDIQASRFSARVAADGSLVPLTRQNRASWDRLLIRRGLAALDRAVALGGEDGAYVLQAALAACHARAARAEDTDWARIAGLYDRLRAVTPSPVVDLNRAIAHSMAFGPAVGLALLSDLEAEGALCAYAPLWAAKGDFLFRSGRMPEAKAAFERAASLSRNAPEQAFLLQRAADCDD